A single region of the Lotus japonicus ecotype B-129 chromosome 4, LjGifu_v1.2 genome encodes:
- the LOC130711888 gene encoding uncharacterized protein LOC130711888, which yields MDLAPEELQFLSITTILTESISIPKRSPKTFYLITLTLIFPLSFAILAHSLFTHPIISQLQSPFDDPSQTTHEWTLLLLIQFCYLIFLFAFSLLSTAAVVFTVASLYTSKPVSFSYTISAIPKVFKRLFITFLWVSLLMIIYNFVFVLSLVLLIIALDTQNSVLMLFSVLAMLVLFIGVHVYITALWHLASVVSVLEPLYGFAAMKKSYELLKGRVRYAAVLVCGYLVICGIIGGAFSVVVVHGGDGYGVFSRIVVGGFLVGVLVIVNLVGLLVQSVFYYVCKSYHHQGIDKSALHDHLGGYLGEYVPLKSSIQMENLDV from the coding sequence ATGGATCTTGCACCAGAAGAGCTTCAATTCCTCTCCATCACAACAATCTTAACCGAATCAATCTCAATCCCCAAACGATCCCCTAAAACCTTCTACCTCATCACCCTCACCCTCATCTTTCCTCTCAGCTTCGCAATCCTCGCTCACTCTCTCTTCACACACCCCATCATATCCCAGCTTCAATCCCCTTTCGATGACCCTTCTCAAACCACCCACGAATGGACCCTCCTTCTCCTCATCCAGTTCTGCtacctcatcttcctcttcgccttctctcttctctccacAGCAGCTGTTGTTTTCACTGTCGCATCGCTCTACACTTCAAAGCCTGTGTCCTTTTCCTACACCATCTCTGCTATACCGAAAGTTTTCAAGCGCTTGTTCATTACTTTCCTCTGGGTGTCTCTGTTGATGATTATCTACAACTTTGTTTTCGTGCTTTCTCTTGTTCTTCTCATCATTGCGTTGGATACCCAGAATTCGGTTTTGATGCTTTTCTCTGTTTTGGCTATGCTTGTGTTGTTTATTGGTGTTCATGTTTATATTACTGCTTTGTGGCATTTGGCTAGTGTGGTGTCGGTGCTGGAACCGCTTTATGGTTTTGCTGCTATGAAGAAGAGCTATGAGTTGTTGAAGGGGAGGGTCAGGTATGCTGCGGTTTTGGTTTGTGGGTATTTGGTTATTTGTGGGATTATTGGAGGGGCGTTTAGTGTGGTGGTGGTGCATGGTGGTGATGGTTATGGGGTTTTTTCGAGGATTGTGGTTGGTGGGTTCTTGGTGGGTGTGCTGGTGATTGTGAATTTGGTTGGGTTGTTGGTGCAGAGTGTGTTTTACTATGTGTGTAAGAGTTATCATCATCAAGGGATTGATAAGAGTGCCTTGCATGACCATCTTGGTGGTTACCTTGGAGAGTATGTGCCTCTCAAGAGCAGCATTCAGATGGAGAATTTGGATGTATGA